Part of the Nitrospirota bacterium genome is shown below.
AGGATCGAGTTTTAAAAAGGTCACTCTCAGGCCCCGCGCTTCAAGCAAAGCTCCGATCGAAGCGGAAGCGAGCCCTTTTCCGAGTGAAGAAATGACGCCTCCTGTGACAAAAATAAATTTACCCATGGGTCCTCTCAAGATAATCTTTAACTCGATTTAAATCTTCCGGGGCATCGACTCTTAAAGAGTCATTCGTTGTTTCTTTTACCCAGATTTTTACGCCCCGCTCCATCGCTCTGAGCTGTTCAAGCTTTTCAAGATTTTCTAAAAATGACTCCGGCCATTGTGAAAATTGCCGGAGAAGGGCTTTTCTGTAAATATAAATTCCAAAATGCCGAAAAAAAGTTTTTCCGGGAACCGGCCCTCCCGCTTTTCGATCCCGGACAAACGGAATGGGCGAGCGGGAAAAATAAAGGGCGACTCCGTCCAGATCGCAAACTACCTTGACGATGTTTGGATTGTTCAGGTCCTCCCAATCGGTAATTTCTTTTTTATAGGTCGCCATTTGAACTTCCGGTTTTTGAGCAAAAGATTCAACCAGGGAATCCAGAAAATAAGGCTGGAGAAGAATTTCGTCCCCCTGAACATTCACAAAAACCTCCCCCTCCAGTTTCTCGACCGCTTCGGCAAGCCGGTCCGTTCCGGTTTTAGGGTTAGAAGAGGTCAGCACCGCTTTTCCGCCGAATGTTTCCACCGCTGTCTTAATTCTCGGATCATCGGTGGCGACAATCACCTCTTTAATCCAATCGGACCGGGTAACAGAATGATAACAATGATAAATCAGCGGTCTGCCGTCGATCTCGGCTAAAGGTTTTCCAGGAAACCGGGTTGATTGAAATCTGGCCGGAATGATGACCGTCGCTTTATCTTTTTCCGAAACTTTCATAAAGAATGGTTAAGATCATCCAATAAGGTTTGCTGAGTCACAGTTGCCGTTCCGACAATCCCGACGACAATTCCGGCGGCATGATTTGCCAAAACCGCGGAATCTTTTAAATTGGCTCCCGCCGAAAGAGCCAGGGATAATACGCTTACAACCGTATCCCCGGCGCCTGTAACATCGAAAACTTTCTTGGCGACAGTCGGAATATGCGTGACCTCCCCGGAGTTTTCAAAGAGGCTCATCCCATGTTCTCCCCGCGTAATGAGTACCGACTCGCAATCGAGCTTCTTTAAAATGGTCTGACCGGCTTTCATTAACGACGCTTCATCCTCTATTTCAATCCCGGAACCCAGGGAAGCTTCGAGATGGTTGGGGGTGAGGAGCGTGACACCCCTATAGATTGAAAAATGACTGATTTTCGGGTCGACAATAATTTTGATTTTAAGTTCTTTTGAAAAATTAATTGCCCCCCTGATTAAACTTTCAGTGACAACCCCTTTTTCGTAATCGGAGATGACAATCGACTGATATTGATCAAGATTTTTTTCCAGCCAGGAGAGGAGTTTTTTCTGGCTTTCGGCGGAAATATCTCCCCGTTTTTCGTGATCAAATCTAACCACCTGCTGACTATGGGCGATGACCCTCGTTTTCCGGGTCGTTGGGCGTCCGGGTTCCTGAATAATGCCCTGTCCGCTGACCTTCATCTCCCTTAAACGGCGGGTAATCCATTCGCCGGAAGCGTCCTGTCCAATAACCCCTCCGAGATCCGTTTTACCGCCAAGAGAAAAAATATTATGGCAAACGTTGGCCGCCCCGCCCAATAACATGGTTTCAGAGGTTACATTCACCACGGGAACGGGCGCTTCTGGCGAGATCCGTTTCACGGTTCCCCAGATATAATGGTCCAGCATTAAATCGCCAATCACAAGAATCCGCGACTCTGAAAATTTTTTAACGTAAGACCTTAACGGATGTTCAGCGCGTTTTCTTTGTTCATTCCCAGGTTTCATAAATTGACGCTCCTTTCGGACTTATTGAATGAACTTTCCGATTCGATTCCAGCGCACCCACTCATCCTTCCCATCCCATGACCAATAAATGATAAACGCTTTTCCTTTTAACTTATTTTCGCTGACAAATCCCCAAAAACGACTGTCAAGACTTTGATCGCGATTATCTCCCATCATAAAATATTTACCTTCCGGAACGGTGATGGGACCGAAATTGTCCCGGTCCTGAAGAATGGCTGTATCGGAGTGGATGATGTAAGGTTCTTTCATGGCCTCCCCGTTGACAAACAACTGTTTGTTTTTAATTTCAATCGTGTCCCCGGGTTCTCCTATTAACCTTTTCACAAAATCTGTTTTTTCATCTCTCGGATATTTAAAGACCACCACATCGCCATGTTTCGGCTGCCAAGTGTGAATTAAAATTGTATCTGAAAAAGGGATTTTAACGCCATAAATAAATTTCAGAACAAAAATATGATCCCCAACCTTCAAGGTTGGAATCATCGATCCTGAAGGTATTTTGAAAGCCTGAATGACAAAGGTCATCACGATCAGAGCCAAAATCAAGGCGGTTAAAATCGCTTCTACATATTCCCTGATCATTGAAGGTTCATTTTTTCTTTTGGTCATTTCATTCCTTAAGCCTTATTTTATTCAGGGGCCCGTGCGGTTTCACTCCGTGAAATCCTCCGATGCCCCCGAACCCCGCGTTCCGCACCGACTAAGCCGGTTGCTTCACTTCATTTCTTACTTAATCTTTTATTTTAAGTACTGCCAGAAAAGCCTCCTGAGGGATTTCAACCCTGCCGATCTGTTTCATTCTTTTCTTGCCTTCTTTTTGCTTTTCCCACAATTTTCGTTTTCTTGAAATATCTCCGCCATAACATTTTGCAGTCACGTTTTTTTTCATGGCGGCAATTGTTTCACGGGCAAGAATCTTGCCGCCGATGGTCGCCTGAACAGCGATCTCAAACATTTGGCGGGGAATCAGTTCTTTCATTTTTTCGGCAATCTGGCGGCCGCGTTGAGCCGCTTTTGTTCTGTGGGTGATAAAGGAAAGGGCGTCTACGGTTTCGCCGTTCAACAAAATATCGATTTTAACCAGATCCGATTCCTTATAACCGATCAATTCATAATCAAAGGATGCATATCCTTTGGTCAGCGATTTTAATTTATCATGAAAATCCAGAATCACTTCGTTTAGAGGCATTTCGTAGGACATCAAAATGCGTTTTCGGTCCAGATATTTGTAGTCTTTTTGAATGCCTCTTTTTTCCTGGCAGAGGTTTATTAACGAACCCATGTATTCTTCCGGGGTAATGATCGAGGCAAGAATGTTAGGCTCTTCATACGTTTTGACTTTTTGCGGATCAGGGAGTTTGGCCGGATTATCGATGAGAAGAAGGTCTCCCTTTATTGTTGTAATCCGGTAAACAACGGTCGGAGCCGTACTGATTAAACTTAAGTTATATTCCCGTTCCAGACGCTCCTGGATAATTTCCATATGAAGGAGCCCCAAAAAACCGCACCGAAAGCCAAAACCAAGAGCAAGAGAGGTCTCAGGTTCATAACGAAAGGAAGAATCATTTAAGCTGAGTTTTTCTAACGCGTCCCTTAAATCTTCATATTCGGCCGTATCCTGACAATAAAGTCCGCAAAAAACCATCGGTTTAACATCCCGATAACCCGGAATCTGGACTTCTGCCGGCCGGCTTGCGGAGGTGACTGTATCTCCGACCTTGGTATCTCCGACTTTTTTTATCGCCGCCGTAAAACACCCGACCTCTCCGACGCTCAGTTCGGAAACCGGGGTCCGGGCGGGCGTGAAAATACCCAGCGAGATCACTTCAAACTCCTTCCGGTGGGACATAAAAAGAATTCGGTCTCCAACTTTCAGGGTGCCTTCGACAATCTTGACCAAAACCACGGCCCCTTCGTAATTGTCAAACCATGAATCGAATACAAGGGCTTTTAAAGGGCCCTCCGGATCACCTGAAGGGGGAGGAACCCTGTGAACGACGGCTTCAAGAATCTCTTTTATTCCAATCCCCTCTTTGGCGCTTGCCAGGACCGCCTCGTTCGCTTCAAGGCTTAAAATATCCTCAATTTGCTCTTTTGCTTTTACAATATCCGCGCTCGGCAGGTCGATTTTATTGATCACCGGAATAATCTTGAGCCTGTTGTCCATCGCCAGA
Proteins encoded:
- the kdsB gene encoding 3-deoxy-manno-octulosonate cytidylyltransferase, with translation MKVSEKDKATVIIPARFQSTRFPGKPLAEIDGRPLIYHCYHSVTRSDWIKEVIVATDDPRIKTAVETFGGKAVLTSSNPKTGTDRLAEAVEKLEGEVFVNVQGDEILLQPYFLDSLVESFAQKPEVQMATYKKEITDWEDLNNPNIVKVVCDLDGVALYFSRSPIPFVRDRKAGGPVPGKTFFRHFGIYIYRKALLRQFSQWPESFLENLEKLEQLRAMERGVKIWVKETTNDSLRVDAPEDLNRVKDYLERTHG
- the rfaE1 gene encoding D-glycero-beta-D-manno-heptose-7-phosphate kinase is translated as MKPGNEQRKRAEHPLRSYVKKFSESRILVIGDLMLDHYIWGTVKRISPEAPVPVVNVTSETMLLGGAANVCHNIFSLGGKTDLGGVIGQDASGEWITRRLREMKVSGQGIIQEPGRPTTRKTRVIAHSQQVVRFDHEKRGDISAESQKKLLSWLEKNLDQYQSIVISDYEKGVVTESLIRGAINFSKELKIKIIVDPKISHFSIYRGVTLLTPNHLEASLGSGIEIEDEASLMKAGQTILKKLDCESVLITRGEHGMSLFENSGEVTHIPTVAKKVFDVTGAGDTVVSVLSLALSAGANLKDSAVLANHAAGIVVGIVGTATVTQQTLLDDLNHSL
- the lepB gene encoding signal peptidase I, which codes for MTKRKNEPSMIREYVEAILTALILALIVMTFVIQAFKIPSGSMIPTLKVGDHIFVLKFIYGVKIPFSDTILIHTWQPKHGDVVVFKYPRDEKTDFVKRLIGEPGDTIEIKNKQLFVNGEAMKEPYIIHSDTAILQDRDNFGPITVPEGKYFMMGDNRDQSLDSRFWGFVSENKLKGKAFIIYWSWDGKDEWVRWNRIGKFIQ
- the lepA gene encoding elongation factor 4 gives rise to the protein MNEIQNHIRNFSIIAHIDHGKSTLADRLLEYTGALTKREQREQFLDDMDLERERGITIKAHAVRLVYQSDSNEKYILNLIDTPGHVDFTYEVSRSLAACEGALLVVDATQGVEAQTIANANLAMDNRLKIIPVINKIDLPSADIVKAKEQIEDILSLEANEAVLASAKEGIGIKEILEAVVHRVPPPSGDPEGPLKALVFDSWFDNYEGAVVLVKIVEGTLKVGDRILFMSHRKEFEVISLGIFTPARTPVSELSVGEVGCFTAAIKKVGDTKVGDTVTSASRPAEVQIPGYRDVKPMVFCGLYCQDTAEYEDLRDALEKLSLNDSSFRYEPETSLALGFGFRCGFLGLLHMEIIQERLEREYNLSLISTAPTVVYRITTIKGDLLLIDNPAKLPDPQKVKTYEEPNILASIITPEEYMGSLINLCQEKRGIQKDYKYLDRKRILMSYEMPLNEVILDFHDKLKSLTKGYASFDYELIGYKESDLVKIDILLNGETVDALSFITHRTKAAQRGRQIAEKMKELIPRQMFEIAVQATIGGKILARETIAAMKKNVTAKCYGGDISRKRKLWEKQKEGKKRMKQIGRVEIPQEAFLAVLKIKD